A stretch of bacterium DNA encodes these proteins:
- a CDS encoding FdhF/YdeP family oxidoreductase: MDVNGQRRTGKARRYVSPSPIGIGYTKPNHYLEMAKVLGENSDQLGFAWRILNDGCCDGCSLGTVGLRDWTMKGIHLCTIRLKMLRLNTMPAVDHRVLEQPQRLRGRSAKALRQLGRLPYPMVWRKGEPGYRRVSWDEALDVCAEQIRGVVARDADRMYFYMTSRGMPNEPYFVLQKAARFFGTNNVDNSARICHAPSTTGLGVAIGYGATTCSYRDWIGTDLLVLIGTNLANNQPVAVKYIDEAKKRGTRVVVINAYREEGLDRYWVPSSWDSAVFGTKIMDEFFQVAIGGDAAFLTGALKHLVETNRLNEDFIAKYSVGFEELRTHVRALAWESLEQDSGTTAAEMRRFADLYAGVETSISTWSMGVTQHEHGQQNVFAIANLALAMGRIGRPHTGLNPIRGHSGVQGGAEMGAVPNTYGQGRKVGDPKTMATMKELWGFDVPAKPGVTAAASINAAHEGKFDLLYSVGGNFIETMPDPAYVREALARVPVRIFQDIVISPMMLLDPGEVSVILPGATRYETPGGVTETTTERRIVFSPEIPGRRIGEAKPEWEIPMLIAERVHPDRRRLIHYDTTQQIRDDIASVIPSYDGIQRLTRKGDQVQWGGPRLCADNRFNTPDGKAHFVVPRWPDRRLPPGKFYVSTRRGNQFNSMVWGDRDPLTGSDRDDVFISAADARRRNLKRGDPVILRSEAGEFRGKVRIAAITPGNLAVHWPEGNTLIRTGHYDPSCGEPDYNAVCDLTVPAGREAVPSEAVLGGAR; the protein is encoded by the coding sequence ATGGACGTAAACGGGCAGCGGCGCACCGGAAAGGCGCGGCGGTATGTCAGTCCCTCTCCGATCGGGATCGGCTACACGAAGCCCAACCACTACCTCGAGATGGCCAAGGTGCTCGGGGAGAACAGCGACCAACTCGGGTTTGCCTGGCGGATCCTGAACGACGGGTGTTGCGACGGGTGCTCCCTCGGCACGGTGGGGCTCCGGGACTGGACGATGAAAGGGATCCACCTCTGCACGATCCGGCTCAAGATGCTCCGCCTGAACACGATGCCCGCGGTCGACCACCGCGTGCTCGAGCAGCCGCAGCGGCTGCGCGGCCGGTCGGCGAAAGCGCTCAGGCAGTTGGGCCGACTTCCCTACCCGATGGTCTGGCGCAAGGGCGAGCCGGGGTACCGGCGGGTATCCTGGGACGAGGCGCTCGACGTGTGCGCGGAGCAGATCCGCGGGGTGGTGGCCCGGGATGCGGACCGCATGTACTTCTACATGACGTCGCGCGGCATGCCGAACGAGCCGTACTTCGTGCTGCAGAAGGCCGCGCGATTCTTCGGCACCAACAACGTGGATAACTCGGCGCGGATCTGCCATGCCCCCAGCACGACGGGCCTCGGCGTCGCGATCGGGTACGGCGCGACCACTTGTTCCTACCGCGATTGGATCGGGACCGACCTCCTCGTGCTGATCGGGACCAACCTCGCCAACAACCAACCCGTGGCCGTGAAGTACATCGACGAGGCGAAGAAACGGGGCACCCGCGTCGTGGTGATCAACGCCTACCGCGAGGAAGGGCTGGACCGCTATTGGGTGCCGTCGTCGTGGGACAGCGCCGTCTTCGGCACCAAGATCATGGACGAGTTCTTCCAGGTGGCGATCGGCGGCGATGCCGCGTTCCTCACCGGGGCGCTGAAGCACCTGGTGGAGACCAACCGGCTGAACGAGGACTTCATCGCCAAGTACAGCGTTGGGTTCGAGGAGCTGCGGACTCACGTGCGCGCGTTGGCCTGGGAATCGCTGGAGCAGGACTCCGGGACGACCGCCGCCGAGATGCGCCGGTTCGCCGATCTCTACGCCGGCGTCGAGACCTCGATCTCCACGTGGTCGATGGGCGTGACCCAGCACGAGCACGGCCAGCAGAACGTGTTCGCCATCGCCAACCTCGCCCTCGCGATGGGCCGCATCGGCCGGCCCCACACCGGACTGAATCCCATCCGCGGCCACTCCGGCGTCCAGGGCGGCGCGGAGATGGGCGCGGTGCCGAACACTTACGGACAGGGGCGCAAGGTGGGCGACCCCAAGACGATGGCGACGATGAAGGAGTTGTGGGGCTTCGACGTTCCGGCGAAGCCCGGGGTGACCGCCGCCGCCTCAATCAACGCCGCGCACGAGGGGAAGTTCGACCTGCTGTATTCGGTGGGGGGTAATTTCATCGAAACGATGCCCGACCCTGCCTACGTGCGGGAGGCGCTGGCCCGGGTGCCGGTCCGGATCTTCCAGGACATCGTGATCAGCCCGATGATGCTGCTCGATCCCGGAGAGGTCTCGGTGATCCTCCCCGGGGCCACCAGGTACGAGACGCCGGGCGGGGTGACGGAGACGACGACCGAGCGGCGGATCGTGTTCAGCCCGGAAATCCCCGGGCGGCGCATCGGCGAAGCCAAGCCGGAGTGGGAGATCCCCATGCTCATCGCCGAGCGGGTGCACCCCGATCGCCGCCGGCTCATCCACTACGACACCACCCAGCAGATCCGGGACGATATCGCCAGCGTGATCCCCTCGTACGACGGCATCCAGCGCCTCACGAGGAAGGGCGACCAGGTGCAGTGGGGCGGTCCCCGGCTCTGCGCCGACAACCGGTTCAACACCCCCGATGGTAAGGCGCATTTCGTGGTTCCGCGGTGGCCGGATCGGCGCCTGCCCCCCGGGAAGTTCTACGTCTCCACCCGCCGCGGGAACCAGTTCAACAGCATGGTGTGGGGCGACCGCGACCCGTTGACCGGATCGGACCGCGACGACGTGTTCATCTCCGCCGCGGATGCCCGCCGCCGAAACCTCAAGCGGGGCGACCCCGTGATCCTCCGGTCCGAGGCGGGAGAGTTCCGGGGGAAGGTCCGCATCGCCGCGATCACCCCGGGAAACCTGGCCGTGCATTGGCCGGAAGGCAACACGCTGATCAGGACCGGACACTACGACCCCAGCTGTGGGGAACCGGACTACAACGCCGTCTGCGATTTGACCGTGCCCGCGGGACGGGAGGCCGTCCCCTCAGAGGCGGTGCTCGGCGGCGCGCGCTAA
- a CDS encoding xanthine dehydrogenase family protein subunit M, translating to MRDVLRPRTLPEALAMKAEHPEAVPIAGGTDLMVDLNFDRRRPERLIDISHLPELARWRWEDGQLFLGAGVTYAVIVRDLSAVTPLAEAARAVGSPQIRNRGTVGGNLGTASPAGDALPVLAAYDAEVALASAGGQRTVPWAEFLVGPRRSALRPDELIVGARWRVPSGPGSFSKVGPRNAMVIAIASLCLVVDEERREVRVALGSVGPTVLRVRGAEMHLAEALAAAGVWDDRAAPLPARAVEQFGAEVADGARPIDDVRGTAAYRRHACGVLARRALGWALRDRLPRRGPGASRGR from the coding sequence ATGAGGGACGTCCTCCGGCCCCGCACCTTGCCCGAGGCGCTGGCGATGAAGGCCGAGCACCCCGAGGCGGTCCCGATCGCCGGCGGGACCGATCTGATGGTCGATCTCAACTTTGACCGGCGGCGCCCGGAACGCCTGATCGACATCTCGCACCTCCCCGAGCTGGCGCGGTGGCGGTGGGAAGACGGCCAGCTGTTCTTGGGAGCCGGCGTCACGTACGCGGTCATCGTGCGGGACCTCTCGGCGGTCACCCCGCTGGCCGAGGCGGCGCGGGCCGTCGGCTCGCCGCAGATCCGCAACCGCGGCACGGTGGGGGGAAACCTCGGCACCGCCTCGCCGGCCGGAGACGCGCTCCCCGTGCTCGCGGCGTACGACGCCGAGGTGGCGCTGGCGAGCGCCGGAGGGCAGCGGACGGTCCCGTGGGCCGAATTCCTGGTCGGGCCCAGGCGCAGCGCGCTCCGCCCCGACGAGTTGATCGTCGGCGCGCGGTGGCGCGTGCCCTCGGGACCGGGGTCGTTCTCCAAGGTCGGTCCGAGAAACGCCATGGTCATCGCGATCGCCAGCCTCTGCCTGGTGGTCGATGAGGAGCGCCGGGAGGTGCGGGTCGCCCTGGGATCCGTCGGCCCCACGGTGCTGCGGGTCCGCGGCGCGGAGATGCACCTCGCGGAGGCGCTTGCGGCAGCCGGGGTGTGGGACGATCGGGCCGCCCCGCTGCCCGCCCGGGCCGTGGAGCAGTTCGGGGCGGAGGTCGCGGACGGCGCCCGGCCGATCGACGATGTCCGCGGCACCGCCGCGTACCGGCGCCACGCCTGTGGCGTCCTCGCGCGGCGCGCGCTCGGCTGGGCCCTTCGCGATCGCCTCCCGCGCCGCGGTCCAGGGGCGAGCCGCGGGCGGTAG
- the pucD gene encoding xanthine dehydrogenase subunit D: protein MSIRTVGPVRGGVGESARRIDGVPKVRGSFAFASDLWAPGGLWGHTIRSPHPHARIRSVDIAKALATPGVHAVLVAGDVPGKKTYGLEFADQPVLAWDRVRYAGEPVAILAAADPETARRAAERVAVDYEVLPAVTDMARALEGAAPRVHEFGNVLRHTRIVRGDPDASAKVWVDGYYETGMQDQAMLGPEAGMAVPGADGGVDLYVATQWLHVDRQQVAPCLGLPLEKVRLHLAGVGGAFGAREDVSMQVHACLLALRTGKPVKMVYGREESFFGHVHRHPSRIWMRHGAARDGRLVCVRARLLVDGGAYASSSSAVIANASTFATGPYEVPNVLIEGTCVYTNNPPCGAMRGFGAVQACFAYEAQMDKLARALGRDPVALRLQNALATGAVLATGQRLRGSAPVREVIARCAALPMPEARGEGAAGAGSLRYPGGAGNVSRGEGLRRGVGFAVGWKNIAYSEGFDDSSQARVRLATTPGGPRAEVWCAAAEVGQGVHTVLAQIVRTELGVEAVVVHPPDTTMGSAGSSSASRQTMMSGGAVQLACAAVRDVLAARVRSGGRDARGDLRVEEGRILVGGHPVGPVDAYLGDPIEVTRVYHHRQTTRLDASGAGDPHVAFAFAAQRAVVEVDTELGLARVVQIATAQDVGRALNPQSVHGQIEGGTAQGIGLALMEEVQLEGGRIKNASFTDYLIPTILDMPPVVAALVEEPEPDVPFGAKGVGEPSTIVSTAAVAAALRDATGLPLNRVPVRADDLIGLAPPADTGEPPPPPVVPGPGPVPQFFGLAAGQQELTDS from the coding sequence ATGAGCATCCGCACGGTGGGGCCGGTGCGGGGCGGCGTAGGGGAGAGCGCGCGCCGGATCGACGGCGTCCCCAAAGTGCGGGGGAGCTTTGCTTTCGCCAGCGACCTCTGGGCACCGGGAGGGCTCTGGGGGCACACGATCAGAAGCCCGCACCCGCACGCGCGCATCCGGAGCGTCGACATCGCGAAGGCGCTGGCCACCCCCGGCGTGCACGCGGTGCTCGTTGCCGGGGACGTGCCCGGCAAGAAGACGTACGGGCTGGAGTTCGCCGACCAACCGGTCCTGGCGTGGGATCGGGTGCGCTACGCGGGAGAGCCGGTGGCGATCCTGGCGGCCGCCGACCCGGAGACCGCCCGGCGCGCGGCGGAGCGAGTGGCGGTGGACTACGAGGTGTTGCCGGCGGTGACCGACATGGCCAGGGCGCTCGAGGGGGCCGCGCCGCGCGTGCACGAGTTCGGGAACGTGCTCCGCCACACGCGGATCGTGCGCGGCGATCCCGACGCCTCCGCCAAGGTGTGGGTCGACGGGTACTACGAGACGGGGATGCAGGATCAGGCGATGCTCGGCCCGGAGGCGGGGATGGCGGTGCCGGGCGCCGACGGCGGGGTAGACTTGTACGTCGCGACCCAATGGCTGCACGTGGACCGCCAGCAGGTCGCGCCCTGCCTCGGTCTCCCGCTGGAGAAGGTCCGGCTGCACCTGGCGGGGGTGGGGGGGGCGTTCGGGGCGCGCGAGGATGTCAGCATGCAGGTCCACGCCTGTCTGCTCGCGCTTCGCACCGGGAAGCCGGTCAAGATGGTGTACGGCCGCGAGGAGTCGTTCTTCGGCCACGTGCACCGGCACCCATCCCGGATCTGGATGCGGCACGGGGCCGCCCGCGATGGGCGGCTGGTCTGCGTGCGCGCGCGGCTCCTCGTCGACGGCGGAGCGTATGCCTCCTCGTCGTCCGCGGTGATCGCGAACGCCAGCACCTTTGCCACCGGTCCGTACGAGGTGCCGAACGTGCTGATCGAGGGGACCTGCGTGTACACCAACAACCCGCCCTGCGGCGCGATGCGGGGCTTCGGCGCGGTCCAGGCCTGCTTCGCCTACGAGGCGCAGATGGACAAGCTCGCGCGTGCGCTCGGCCGGGACCCCGTCGCCCTGCGCCTCCAGAACGCCTTGGCCACCGGGGCGGTCCTGGCGACCGGCCAGCGGCTCCGCGGCAGCGCGCCGGTGCGGGAGGTGATTGCCCGCTGTGCCGCCCTGCCGATGCCCGAGGCGCGCGGGGAGGGTGCGGCGGGCGCGGGGAGCCTTCGCTACCCGGGGGGCGCCGGAAACGTATCCCGGGGCGAGGGGCTCCGTCGGGGGGTCGGCTTTGCGGTGGGGTGGAAGAACATCGCCTACAGCGAGGGGTTCGACGATTCGTCACAGGCGCGCGTTCGCCTCGCGACCACGCCCGGCGGGCCGCGAGCGGAGGTGTGGTGCGCGGCGGCCGAGGTGGGACAGGGGGTGCACACGGTCCTCGCCCAGATCGTTCGGACCGAACTCGGCGTGGAAGCGGTGGTCGTGCATCCCCCGGACACGACGATGGGCTCTGCCGGGTCGAGCTCCGCGTCGCGGCAGACGATGATGTCGGGAGGGGCCGTGCAGCTGGCCTGTGCGGCGGTCAGGGACGTCCTCGCGGCGCGGGTGCGCTCCGGCGGCAGGGACGCTCGCGGCGACCTGCGCGTGGAGGAGGGGCGGATCCTGGTGGGGGGGCACCCGGTCGGGCCCGTCGATGCCTACTTGGGGGACCCGATCGAGGTGACCCGCGTGTACCACCATCGCCAGACCACCCGGCTGGACGCGTCGGGCGCGGGCGATCCCCACGTGGCGTTCGCGTTTGCCGCCCAGCGCGCGGTGGTGGAGGTGGACACCGAGCTCGGGCTGGCGCGGGTCGTCCAGATCGCGACGGCTCAGGACGTGGGGCGCGCCCTGAACCCCCAGAGCGTGCACGGCCAGATCGAGGGCGGCACCGCCCAAGGGATCGGCCTGGCGCTGATGGAGGAAGTCCAGCTTGAGGGCGGCCGGATCAAGAACGCGTCGTTCACCGACTATCTGATTCCCACGATCCTGGACATGCCGCCGGTGGTCGCCGCGCTCGTCGAGGAGCCCGAACCCGACGTCCCGTTCGGCGCCAAAGGGGTGGGGGAACCTTCCACGATCGTCTCCACGGCGGCGGTGGCGGCCGCCCTTCGCGACGCCACCGGGCTCCCGCTCAACCGCGTGCCGGTCCGGGCGGACGACCTGATCGGGCTGGCCCCCCCGGCGGACACCGGCGAGCCGCCGCCTCCCCCCGTCGTTCCCGGGCCCGGCCCCGTTCCCCAGTTCTTCGGGCTGGCGGCCGGCCAGCAGGAGCTCACCGATTCGTGA
- the uraH gene encoding hydroxyisourate hydrolase, with the protein MRPSISTHVLDTERGEPARGLRVELFRRDVLLSAQATDADGRITDLVQGPLERGSYRLVFRLGGRFFSCIQIEFAVDDPGRHYHVPLLVAPYACTTYRGS; encoded by the coding sequence GTGAGGCCGTCGATCTCGACCCACGTCCTCGACACCGAACGGGGGGAACCCGCGCGCGGGCTTCGCGTCGAGCTGTTCCGGCGGGATGTGCTCCTCTCGGCTCAGGCCACCGATGCCGACGGGAGGATCACCGATCTGGTGCAGGGGCCGCTGGAGCGGGGCTCGTACCGTTTGGTGTTCCGCCTCGGCGGGCGCTTCTTCTCGTGCATCCAGATCGAGTTCGCCGTGGACGACCCCGGGCGGCACTATCACGTCCCGTTGCTCGTCGCCCCCTACGCATGCACCACGTACCGCGGCAGCTGA
- the pucL gene encoding urate oxidase has protein sequence MSIHYGKAAVRVYRTDGRSTLFAAEIRLDVSGQAFLPAYTQGDNAMVVPTDTMKNFIHATALGYDGAALEEFLALLGRRFLDAYAHIEHLALHGRELVFARRGTVLFQQLEEDYEVAELTMDRAGIRRHRSGREALRLIKITGSSFARFPRDDYTTLPETADRPLFIHLNVYWRYRTFADRVPSAAVRDVVMATFAEFVSKSIQHLLHEMGERVLGHFPAIDEVSFEAENRLWDTAQTCERDPRVNVYCDPRPPYGIIGYTRHRG, from the coding sequence ATGAGCATCCATTACGGCAAGGCGGCGGTGAGGGTTTACCGGACGGACGGGCGGAGCACGCTGTTCGCCGCCGAGATCCGGCTGGATGTGTCGGGGCAAGCCTTCCTGCCCGCGTATACGCAGGGGGACAACGCGATGGTGGTCCCGACCGACACGATGAAGAACTTCATCCACGCCACGGCGCTCGGCTACGACGGGGCGGCGCTGGAGGAGTTTTTGGCGTTGCTCGGCCGGCGGTTTCTCGACGCCTACGCCCACATCGAGCACCTTGCCCTACACGGACGCGAGTTGGTGTTCGCGCGCCGCGGGACGGTGCTGTTCCAGCAGCTGGAGGAGGACTACGAGGTGGCCGAGCTGACCATGGATCGCGCCGGCATCCGGCGGCACCGCTCCGGGCGCGAGGCGCTGCGGCTGATCAAGATCACGGGGAGCTCGTTCGCCCGGTTTCCCCGCGACGACTACACGACGCTGCCCGAGACGGCCGACCGGCCGCTGTTTATCCACCTCAACGTCTACTGGCGGTACCGGACGTTTGCCGACCGGGTGCCGAGCGCGGCGGTGCGGGACGTGGTGATGGCGACGTTTGCGGAGTTCGTGTCGAAGTCGATCCAGCATCTGCTCCACGAGATGGGCGAGCGCGTGCTCGGGCATTTTCCGGCGATCGATGAGGTCTCGTTTGAGGCGGAAAACCGCCTCTGGGATACGGCGCAGACGTGCGAGCGGGATCCGCGGGTCAACGTCTACTGCGATCCGCGTCCCCCCTACGGGATCATCGGGTACACGCGGCACCGCGGATGA
- a CDS encoding (2Fe-2S)-binding protein has translation MTRVTARVNGEVRAADVWPGASLLFMLREHLGLAGAKNACEQGECGSCSVWLDGDLVCSCLVLAAQVDGREVRTVEGLADGDRLHPVQEAFLEAGAAQCGFCTPGFIVAVADLLARGISPDDAVVREALSGNLCRCTGYEKILDAVRIAAERMRGGGG, from the coding sequence ATGACGCGGGTCACGGCGCGCGTCAACGGCGAGGTGCGGGCGGCCGACGTCTGGCCGGGGGCCAGCCTCCTCTTCATGCTGCGCGAGCATCTGGGCCTCGCCGGCGCAAAAAATGCCTGCGAACAGGGGGAATGCGGATCGTGCTCAGTTTGGCTCGACGGCGACCTCGTCTGCTCCTGCCTCGTGCTCGCCGCGCAGGTGGACGGACGCGAGGTGCGCACCGTGGAGGGGCTGGCGGACGGCGATCGCCTCCATCCCGTCCAGGAGGCGTTTCTCGAGGCGGGCGCGGCGCAGTGCGGTTTCTGCACCCCGGGGTTCATCGTCGCCGTGGCCGATCTGCTCGCCAGGGGCATCTCCCCCGACGACGCGGTGGTGCGCGAAGCGCTGTCCGGGAACCTCTGCCGGTGCACGGGGTATGAGAAGATCCTCGACGCCGTGAGGATCGCCGCCGAGCGGATGCGCGGGGGCGGGGGATGA
- a CDS encoding aspartate aminotransferase family protein yields the protein MATVYGKAVVEQYLRANRRSQALGDRAGSVLPGGITRTSVYFDPYPPYMERGEGCRITDVDGNERIDFSNNYTSLILGHCPPAVVSAVQAQVALGSAFAAPTRHEIALAELITRRVPSVERLRFASSGTEAVMFALRLARAFTGRTKIAKPEGGFHGTSEYASVSVSPDPSRAGDPRRPASLPATEGLPERVVDDVVVFPFNDAEATEALIRQHQDTLAAVIIEPVLGSSGMIPARREYLARVREATARYGVLLIFDEIITLRVASGGAQSAYGIVPDLTVMGKIIGGGYPVAAFGGRADIMAPLDPRGGRPSIPQSGTFNGNPIGMVAGTATLEALTPAVYDRLNAMGDDLRSRLRDVFARKGIAAQVTGMGSLFNLHFTDVEVVDFRTMRTGDADRLREVFFRLLNEGIFVAPRGMGCLSAPMGEAEIAAFVRATERALEG from the coding sequence ATGGCGACAGTATATGGAAAGGCGGTCGTCGAGCAGTACCTCCGGGCCAATCGGCGGTCACAGGCCCTCGGCGACCGCGCCGGGTCCGTGCTCCCGGGCGGGATCACCCGCACCTCGGTGTACTTCGACCCGTATCCCCCGTACATGGAGCGCGGCGAGGGGTGCCGGATTACCGATGTCGACGGCAACGAGCGGATCGATTTCTCGAACAACTATACGTCGTTGATCCTCGGCCACTGCCCCCCGGCCGTCGTGTCCGCGGTCCAGGCCCAGGTCGCCCTCGGCAGCGCCTTCGCCGCGCCGACCCGTCATGAGATCGCGCTCGCCGAGCTGATCACTCGGCGCGTGCCGTCGGTCGAGCGGCTCCGATTCGCGAGCTCGGGGACCGAGGCGGTGATGTTTGCGCTGCGGCTCGCTCGAGCGTTCACCGGGCGGACGAAGATCGCGAAACCCGAGGGCGGGTTCCACGGGACGTCCGAGTACGCGTCCGTCTCCGTGAGCCCCGACCCTTCGCGTGCCGGTGATCCCCGCCGGCCGGCGTCCCTGCCGGCGACCGAGGGGCTCCCCGAGCGCGTGGTGGACGACGTCGTTGTGTTCCCGTTCAACGACGCGGAGGCGACCGAAGCGCTGATCCGCCAGCACCAGGACACCCTCGCCGCGGTGATCATCGAGCCCGTGCTCGGGTCCAGCGGGATGATCCCGGCGCGGCGTGAGTACCTCGCCCGGGTGCGGGAGGCGACCGCGCGGTACGGCGTCCTCCTCATCTTCGACGAGATCATCACCCTGCGCGTCGCATCCGGGGGCGCCCAGAGCGCCTACGGGATCGTCCCCGATTTGACCGTGATGGGCAAGATCATCGGCGGCGGATACCCCGTCGCCGCGTTCGGCGGCCGCGCGGACATCATGGCGCCGCTCGATCCTCGGGGGGGCCGCCCGTCCATTCCCCAGAGCGGCACCTTCAATGGGAACCCGATCGGGATGGTCGCCGGCACGGCGACGCTCGAGGCCCTCACCCCCGCGGTGTACGACCGCCTCAACGCCATGGGCGACGACCTCCGCTCGCGGCTGCGGGATGTGTTCGCGCGCAAGGGGATTGCGGCGCAGGTGACGGGGATGGGCTCCCTCTTCAACCTCCACTTCACCGACGTCGAGGTCGTGGACTTCCGGACGATGCGGACCGGGGACGCGGATCGGCTGCGCGAGGTCTTCTTCCGGCTGCTCAACGAGGGGATCTTCGTGGCCCCGCGTGGCATGGGATGCCTCTCCGCGCCGATGGGCGAGGCGGAGATCGCCGCCTTCGTCCGGGCCACGGAGCGGGCGCTCGAAGGGTGA
- a CDS encoding 2-oxo-4-hydroxy-4-carboxy-5-ureidoimidazoline decarboxylase encodes MHHVPRQLTADELAALFEGRTRFVERLAACADPLAEARTLLARLPEEEQREALNAHPPIGAGRLSAASAREQGREDDPEVLAELARLNRAYEAKFGFRFVVFVNRRPRSEILRLLRARITHTPEEELRTGLDELVSIALDRYRSR; translated from the coding sequence ATGCACCACGTACCGCGGCAGCTGACCGCGGACGAGCTCGCCGCGCTCTTCGAGGGTCGCACCCGATTCGTCGAGCGGCTGGCGGCGTGCGCCGATCCGCTTGCGGAGGCCCGGACCCTGCTCGCGCGCCTACCGGAGGAAGAGCAGCGCGAGGCGCTGAACGCGCACCCGCCGATCGGCGCGGGGCGCCTTTCGGCGGCGTCGGCGCGGGAGCAGGGACGGGAGGACGACCCCGAGGTGCTCGCCGAGCTCGCCCGGCTGAACCGCGCCTACGAGGCCAAGTTCGGGTTCCGATTCGTGGTCTTCGTCAACCGGCGCCCCCGATCGGAGATCCTTCGCCTGCTCCGCGCCCGGATCACGCACACCCCCGAGGAGGAACTCCGGACCGGGCTGGACGAGCTCGTCTCCATCGCCCTCGACCGGTATCGGTCCCGATGA